One segment of Ktedonobacterales bacterium DNA contains the following:
- a CDS encoding hydrogenase maturation nickel metallochaperone HypA, which yields MHEVAAIQGAVRTALKYMRQASASRVTNVQLSVAVSGHFTEDVVRQHFALFTAGTPAQAATLTIIWLPATYQCLACLHTFQSLQPAVEALCPACGEAALEIGHQDICAVNAIDVAFNEMSPPRLAAHLTTTIFLGEEAPQWQA from the coding sequence ATGCACGAGGTAGCAGCCATTCAGGGCGCCGTGCGCACGGCGCTGAAGTATATGCGGCAGGCGAGTGCGTCACGTGTAACCAACGTGCAGCTCTCGGTAGCGGTGTCGGGGCACTTCACAGAAGATGTCGTGCGTCAACACTTTGCCTTGTTCACCGCTGGCACCCCGGCGCAAGCTGCAACGCTGACCATCATCTGGCTTCCGGCGACCTATCAATGCTTGGCTTGTCTGCATACGTTCCAGAGCCTCCAGCCGGCGGTAGAGGCGCTCTGCCCAGCGTGTGGAGAGGCCGCGCTGGAGATTGGACACCAGGACATCTGCGCGGTGAACGCCATTGATGTAGCCTTTAACGAGATGTCCCCGCCGCGATTGGCGGCGCATCTCACCACCACGATCTTTCTGGGAGAAGAAGCGCCGCAATGGCAAGCCTGA